In a single window of the Platichthys flesus chromosome 5, fPlaFle2.1, whole genome shotgun sequence genome:
- the LOC133954476 gene encoding uncharacterized protein LOC133954476 isoform X2: MDFKTVVAISALFLITAGNSSDGVNLSSAAPATDAAPISDQSSSPPVLFFLTVKWTSKCEGHLMLHHPSTPSHVCHDSNTTIRRHLTNVCENKKGCKEPINWKKGEEMPNGYSISEDREERCEALAVQCKAEPVEVQPDVQGQLQAYKVVTALLCCVLVVLLLIRFTRPSVKALQKRLSNRSQTRWVGPTQSHSVSHHRGNNCNKDDGEKRLSYPALERLAVSDSREPSSNRSSGYNF; the protein is encoded by the exons ATGGATTTCAAGACTGTTGTGGCCATCTCAGCTCTTTTCCTCATTACTGCTG GGAACTCCAGTGACGGAGTCAACCTGTCCAGTGCTGCTCCAGCCACCGATGCTGCCCCCATCTCCGACCAAAGCAGCTCTCCAcctgtcctcttcttcctcactgtCAAATGGACAAGTAAATGTGAGGGACACCTGATGCTCCACCATCCCTCCACTCCTTCACATGTCTGTCATGACAGTAATACAACCATCAGGCGTCATTTGACAAACGTGTGTGAGAACAAGAAAGGTTGTAAAGAACCAATAAACTGGAAGAAAGGCGAAGAAATGCCGAATGGTTATAGCATATCAGAGGATAGAGAAGAGAGGTGTGAGGCACTGGCGGTCCAATGCAAAG CTGAGCCAGTTGAGGTCCAACCAGATGTTCAGGGGCAGCTGCAGGCCTACAAAGTGGTGACGGCTTTGCTCTGCTGTGTGCTGGTGGTCCTTTTACTGATCCGCTTCACCAGACCCTCCGTCAAAGCCCTGCAGAAGCGat TGTCAAACAGGTCGCAGACTCGCTGGGTCGGACCTACACAGAGTCACAGTg TGTCTCACCATCGAGGGAACAATTGTAACAAAGATGACGGAGAGAAGAGACTGTCCTACCCTG CACTGGAGCGACTGGCAGTCAGCGACAGCAGAGAACCTTCATCCAACAGGAGCAGCGGTTACAACTTCTGA
- the tmem132a gene encoding transmembrane protein 132D, whose amino-acid sequence LPSFFLFIPSVRPSLLQPPFPLSLPVNMSVVPHPWQFLPLSQAELGPLFSNSSPFSFSKSLFMMPPPNWAPRPGLQASFGPYSVTQLISEAVLPLSPPLSASLLSEHVERGRDEAGQERFLLRTLFHKWGDTSTRRTCVTLHAFKDTEEHKASCITQPPLGLCVATLTLPSDWFEDQNTNRSHPDLHKWQSRIHPHNRIHKRERQRSRHHHSNPVNRQRASSPSLRYHPGVDGDPHADVPQALRYPRGPTRSQIQLYYSNFDTVANLKLTPPGCVEDRDAQSQRQLFHIKAVALREEEREKQTGQRRTKEEEACLNRQDGEELSLDSHVVIRYHRGPVLIGQPIRMSVNLRSNFSAEFVVIRLKVKKGLVSMVAQRTLTSDLWAVTLEKSRGSTHDVLSILCHKHSTLKHSHNSTLLLQVVCLTVDGLRRSFGVAMTVSANWWVEYSGRSNPPSPRGETVSTFSFTDRHIVGIAPITESNKIINTAILTNQRVSLPVIVLAISHDGKLSDVTAAVTCHSTNENTLKVSSDCSTLFVDGSESGLGNTCAVVEFLLGALSGSVCLEVWAPSVPLRVSLSDPILNAISGWNHFTENGCVPVYQRSTVQVLAQFTAQDSRSRTVHLLNSSDWFVDVTELVREWLRVEDPGVASLGNQNNLIGLRPGKTSLYVGSEQWDGVLGRCDITVTSEPVTPADLSVQVVNGLGMSVMGSPTHPSIVTTTVTAYNILYNHHQEASISVWLQFSDDAASLLSSFSDLPYFLRLSSLAETVVVVTSGPNQRIFAQGDGGGPLLRAELLVSTCTDQPVTSNLIIEGNTDWTDTGGGGRMRRLARGSGWIRVNLDLGFLQPAGDKGEEGEEFEFDISDMLVESDSNVYTSNFEEDNSGNVSNDYYDKISGGVINRNWNKVGNIGMVSRNNLERAVLMPSQQEGSVYFSPSHEREGEWDENGGQGTRELEIGVGAVLSLLCLSAVLFLANCLPCALRDRKRATAEERVEGELEDGTKEKEEEEMIKEEAEDIGAGERQKTEGEDEIKRKHQQEEEDQDNREVEIIC is encoded by the exons TTaccttcttttttcttgtttatcCCCTCAGTCCGTCCatccctcctccagcctcctttccctctctccctgccagTCAACATGTCAGTTGTCCCTCATCCTTGGCagttcctccctctgtcccagGCAGAGCTTGGCCCTCTTTTCTCCAACTCCAGccccttctctttctcaaaGAGCCTCTTCATGATGCCCCCACCCAACTGGGCCCCCAGACCGGGCCTCCAGGCTTCATTTGGCCCTTACTCAGTGACACAG CTCATATCAGAggctgtcctccctctctccccccctttgtctgcctccctcctctcagagcatgtagagagagggagggatgaggcaGGGCAGGAAAGGTTCCTTTTGAGGACACTGTTCCACAAGTGGGGTGACACAAGCACCCGAAGGACCTGTGTTACCCTGCATGCCTTCAAGGATACAGAGGAGCACAAGGCCTCCTGTATAACACAG CCTCCTCTAGGGCTATGTGTAGCAACTCTCACGCTGCCCAGTGACTGGTTCGAGGATCAGAACACAAATCGATCACATCCTGATTTGCACAAGTGGCAAAGTAGAATCCACCCTCACAATCGCATCCACAAGCGTGAACGGCAGCGGAGTAGACATCATCACAGCAACCCTGTCAACCGTCAACGTGCGAGTTCTCCTTCACTGAG GTATCATCCAGGTGTTGATGGGGACCCCCACGCAGATGTTCCACAGGCCCTCAGATACCCAAGGGGCCCTACGAGAAGCCAAATACAGCTCTACTACTCCAATTTTGACACAGTGGCCAACCTGAAGCTGACGCCACCAGG ATGTGTGGAGGATCGGGATGCTCAGTCCCAGAGGCAGCTCTTCCATATCAAAGCAGTGgcactgagggaggaggagagggagaagcaaacagggcagaggaggaccaaagaagaagaagcctgcTTGAACAGGCAGGATGGGGAGGAGCTTAGCTTGGACTCCCATGTCGTGATTCGCTACCACAGGGGACCAGTCCTGATAGGACAGCCAATCAGGATGTCTGTAAATCTAAGATCCAACTTCAGCGCCGAGTTTGTTGTCATAAG gctGAAGGTGAAGAAGGGCTTGGTGTCGATGGTGGCACAGAgaaccctgacctctgacctgtgggCAGTGACCTTGGAGAAAAGTCGAGGATCCACACATGATGTGTTGTCCATCCTCTGCCACAAACACAGTACACTCAAGCACTCGCACAA TTCCACCCTTCTTCTGCAGGTAGTGTGTCTGACAGTAGACGGTTTGAGGCGAAGCTTCGGTGTTGCCATGACAGTGTCAGCTAACTGGTGGGTGGAGTACTCTGGGCGCAGTAACCCGCCATCGCCACGAGGGGAGACAGTTAGCACCTTCTCATTCACTGACAGACACATTGTTGGGATTGCTCCCATCACAGAG AGTAACAAGATCATCAACACCGCCATACTGACCAACCAGCgagtctcacttcctgtcattgTGCTGGCCATAAGCCATGATGGGAAGCTGTCAGATGTCACCGCTGCAGTCACATGTCACTCTACCAACGAGAACACTCTCAAG GTGTCCAGTGATTGCTCCACCCTCTTTGTGGATGGCAGCGAATCAGGGTTGGGCAACACGTGTGCAGTGGTGGAGTTTCTACTGGGCGCGCTCAGCGGCTCTGTGTGTCTAGAGGTCTGGGCTCCGTCTGTGCCCCTGCGAGTTTCCTTGTCAGACCCCATTCTCAACGCCATCAGTGGCTGGAACCACTTCACAGAGAACGG GTGTGTGCCGGTGTATCAGCGCTCCACGGTTCAGGTTCTGGCTCAGTTCACAGCTCAGGACTCCCGCAGCAGAACGGTACACCTCTTAAACTCGTCTGATTGGTTCGTGGATGTAACAGAGCTGGTCCGTGAGTGGCTGAGAGTGGAGGACCCTGGAGTGGCTTCCCTCGGCAACCAGAACAACCTGATTGGTTTACGGCCAGGAAAGACTTCACTCTAT gTTGGCTCAGAGCAGTGGGATGGCGTGCTGGGCAGatgtgacatcactgtgaccTCCGAGCCTGTTACCCCTGCAGACCTGTCAGTACAAGTGGTCAATGGCCTCGGCATGTCAGTCATGGGCAGCCCCACACACCCTTCCATTGTCACAACAACAGTGACGGCCTACAATATCCTGTACAACCACCACCAG GAGGCGTCCATCAGCGTTTGGCTTCAGTTTAGCGATGACGCCGCCTCCCTCCTATCCTCCTTCAGTGATCTTCCTTATTTCCTGCGTCTCTCCTCATTGGCTGAGACTGTGGTTGTGGTGACATCGGGCCCCAACCAACGCATCTTTGCCCAGGGCGATGGAGGTGGGCCGTTACTGCGAGCAGAACTTCTGGTTTCAACCTGCACTGACCAGCCAGTCACCTCCAACTTGATAATTGAAGGCAACACGGATTGGACAGATACAgggggaggaggcaggatgagGAGGCTAGCAAGGGGATCCGGTTGGATAAGAGTCAACCTAGACCTGGGTTtcctgcagccagcaggggacaagggggaggagggggaggagtttGAGTTTGATATATCAGACATGCTAGTTGAGTCAGACAGCAATGTCTACACATCAAACTTTGAAGAAGACAACAGTGGGAATGTGAGCAATGACTACTATGACAAGATAAGCGGGGGAGTGATTAATAGAAATTGGAACAAGGTGGGGAACATAGGGATGGTCAGTCGCAACAATCTGGAAAGAGCTGTTCTGATGCCAAGCCAGCAGGAGGGCTCTGTGTACTTCTCTCCAAGccatgagagagagggagagtgggacGAGAACGGTGGGCAAGGAACTCGAGAGCTGGAGATTGGTGTTGGTgctgtcctctctctgctctgtctctctgccgtCCTCTTCTTGGCAAACTGCCTGCCCTGTGCCCTGCGAGACAGGAAGAGGGCAACGGCTGAGGAGAGGGTGGAAGGGGAACTAGAGGATGGCacaaaggaaaaagaggaggaggagatgattaaggaagaggcagaggacatCGGCGCAGGTGAGAGGCAGAAGACAGAGGGTGAAGACGAGATAAAGCGGAAGcatcagcaggaagaggaggaccagGACAATAGAGAAGTGGAGATCATTTGCTGA
- the LOC133954476 gene encoding uncharacterized protein LOC133954476 isoform X1 produces MDFKTVVAISALFLITAEVQTAVVEQGTNSHPTGNSSDGVNLSSAAPATDAAPISDQSSSPPVLFFLTVKWTSKCEGHLMLHHPSTPSHVCHDSNTTIRRHLTNVCENKKGCKEPINWKKGEEMPNGYSISEDREERCEALAVQCKAEPVEVQPDVQGQLQAYKVVTALLCCVLVVLLLIRFTRPSVKALQKRLSNRSQTRWVGPTQSHSVSHHRGNNCNKDDGEKRLSYPALERLAVSDSREPSSNRSSGYNF; encoded by the exons ATGGATTTCAAGACTGTTGTGGCCATCTCAGCTCTTTTCCTCATTACTGCTG AAGTACAAACAGCGGTAGTTGAGCAAGGCACCAATTCCCACCCCACAGGGAACTCCAGTGACGGAGTCAACCTGTCCAGTGCTGCTCCAGCCACCGATGCTGCCCCCATCTCCGACCAAAGCAGCTCTCCAcctgtcctcttcttcctcactgtCAAATGGACAAGTAAATGTGAGGGACACCTGATGCTCCACCATCCCTCCACTCCTTCACATGTCTGTCATGACAGTAATACAACCATCAGGCGTCATTTGACAAACGTGTGTGAGAACAAGAAAGGTTGTAAAGAACCAATAAACTGGAAGAAAGGCGAAGAAATGCCGAATGGTTATAGCATATCAGAGGATAGAGAAGAGAGGTGTGAGGCACTGGCGGTCCAATGCAAAG CTGAGCCAGTTGAGGTCCAACCAGATGTTCAGGGGCAGCTGCAGGCCTACAAAGTGGTGACGGCTTTGCTCTGCTGTGTGCTGGTGGTCCTTTTACTGATCCGCTTCACCAGACCCTCCGTCAAAGCCCTGCAGAAGCGat TGTCAAACAGGTCGCAGACTCGCTGGGTCGGACCTACACAGAGTCACAGTg TGTCTCACCATCGAGGGAACAATTGTAACAAAGATGACGGAGAGAAGAGACTGTCCTACCCTG CACTGGAGCGACTGGCAGTCAGCGACAGCAGAGAACCTTCATCCAACAGGAGCAGCGGTTACAACTTCTGA